The Panacibacter microcysteis genome includes a window with the following:
- a CDS encoding glycine--tRNA ligase, giving the protein MSMQQDNRFQAIIAHAKEYGFVFPSSEIYDGLSAVYDYGPWGSELKKNIRDYWWKSMTQLHENIVGVDAAIFMHPTTWKASGHVDNFSDPMIDNKDSNKRYRVDHLIEAHAEKLALEGKKEEEYALLKAMDELIAKDDFTGLKQLIDDHKIVCTVSGTSNWTDIRQFNLMFKTEFGAIASDSPDDNIVYLRPETAQGIFVNFLNVQKTARMKIPFGIAQTGKAFRNEIVARQFIFRMREFEQMEMQFFVRPGTEGDWYKYWKQARLDWHLSLGIPADKYRYHDHVKLAHYAKEACDIEFEFPIGFKEVEGIHSRSDFDLTQHQLYSRKKQQYFDNEIDHATGKPYGNYVPYVIETSIGLDRMFLLILSHAYDEETITKEDGSSDSRVVLKIPPKLAPVKLAILPLLKKDGLPELARQLMDDCKQDFRCFYEEKDAIGKRYRRQDAIGTPFCVTIDHQTKEDGTVTIRERDSMQQRRIKLTDVRQEINRFM; this is encoded by the coding sequence ATGAGTATGCAACAGGATAACAGGTTTCAGGCAATTATAGCACATGCAAAAGAATATGGGTTTGTATTTCCAAGCAGTGAAATATACGATGGATTAAGCGCCGTATACGATTATGGTCCGTGGGGTAGTGAACTTAAAAAGAATATACGCGATTATTGGTGGAAAAGCATGACCCAACTGCATGAAAACATTGTCGGTGTAGATGCTGCTATATTTATGCACCCTACAACCTGGAAAGCCAGCGGGCACGTAGATAACTTTAGTGATCCTATGATTGATAATAAGGACAGCAACAAGCGTTATCGTGTTGATCACCTTATTGAAGCGCATGCTGAAAAGCTTGCCCTGGAAGGAAAAAAAGAAGAGGAATATGCCTTGCTTAAGGCAATGGATGAGTTAATTGCCAAAGACGATTTCACAGGCCTTAAGCAGTTGATTGATGATCATAAAATTGTGTGTACCGTAAGCGGTACGAGCAACTGGACAGATATCCGTCAGTTTAACCTGATGTTCAAAACTGAGTTCGGCGCTATTGCTTCAGACAGTCCAGATGACAATATCGTTTACCTGCGACCCGAAACAGCCCAGGGAATTTTTGTAAACTTCCTGAATGTACAAAAGACAGCAAGAATGAAAATTCCGTTTGGTATAGCCCAAACCGGAAAAGCTTTCAGGAACGAGATCGTTGCACGCCAGTTCATCTTTCGTATGCGCGAATTTGAGCAGATGGAAATGCAGTTTTTTGTACGTCCCGGTACGGAGGGCGATTGGTATAAGTACTGGAAGCAGGCCAGGCTGGACTGGCATTTAAGTCTTGGAATACCGGCAGACAAGTACCGTTATCACGATCATGTAAAGCTTGCGCACTACGCTAAAGAAGCCTGCGATATCGAGTTCGAATTTCCAATCGGCTTTAAAGAAGTGGAAGGCATACATAGCCGTAGTGATTTTGATCTTACACAGCACCAGTTGTACAGCAGAAAAAAGCAGCAGTATTTTGATAATGAGATAGACCACGCAACCGGAAAACCTTATGGAAATTATGTACCATATGTAATTGAAACCTCAATAGGTTTAGACAGGATGTTCCTGCTGATCCTTAGCCACGCGTACGATGAGGAAACAATAACCAAGGAAGACGGTTCTTCAGATAGCAGGGTGGTACTAAAAATACCACCGAAACTGGCCCCGGTAAAACTGGCAATCTTGCCTTTGCTTAAAAAAGATGGATTGCCCGAGCTGGCCAGGCAATTGATGGATGACTGTAAACAGGATTTCCGATGTTTTTACGAGGAAAAAGATGCTATAGGTAAACGCTATCGCAGGCAGGATGCGATTGGTACACCTTTTTGTGTAACCATTGACCACCAGACCAAAGAAGATGGCACTGTAACTATAAGAGAAAGAGACAGTATGCAACAAAGACGTATAAAGTTGACTGACGTTAGACAGGAAATCAACAGGTTTATGTAA
- the chrA gene encoding chromate efflux transporter, with protein sequence MILIRHLQFLKSVLLHSVTAFGGPQGHFGMMLKTFVHDRKDITEQELLDYNAFCQMLPGASSTQTLTLIGYKRGGLPLAILTLIIWILPASFIMGGLSFLLQYMDSRYTNTEIFKFIQPMAVGFIAFSAFRMSRISINNPITRVIMVVAALGTFLLFDTPYIFPVVILLAGVATNFSDRRIPQKGIPPKKVNWGNMVIFLGLFIVAGYLSETARKEEWKNRGAYNLFENFYRFGSLVFGGGDVLMPMMYQQYVIRPGVDRIESQNPNVLRMTKEEFLTGSGIVRAIPGPVFSVGAYMGGTALKDKSPQPSMQILGCVIGTVAIFLPSALMVLFFFPVWHNLKRYAVIFRSLEGINAAVVGIMIAATMVLMKSVSLDIADGSLLPFINVAIMIGTFCLLSYTKIRAPFIVFTCLLIGWLNNYFL encoded by the coding sequence TTGATACTGATCAGGCATTTACAGTTTCTCAAATCTGTGTTGTTACACAGTGTAACTGCATTTGGTGGTCCGCAAGGACATTTTGGTATGATGCTGAAAACATTTGTTCACGACCGTAAGGATATAACAGAACAGGAATTACTGGACTATAATGCCTTTTGCCAAATGCTGCCGGGTGCCTCTTCTACACAAACCCTGACATTGATTGGTTATAAAAGAGGTGGGTTGCCGTTAGCGATTCTTACGTTGATCATATGGATTCTGCCGGCTTCTTTTATTATGGGAGGCCTTTCATTTTTATTGCAGTATATGGACAGCCGGTATACAAACACGGAAATATTTAAGTTCATTCAACCGATGGCGGTAGGTTTTATTGCGTTTTCTGCTTTCCGGATGTCCAGGATATCAATCAATAACCCCATTACGAGGGTAATAATGGTTGTTGCAGCTTTAGGCACCTTTTTGCTGTTTGATACCCCATATATTTTTCCGGTAGTGATTTTGCTTGCCGGTGTAGCTACTAATTTCAGCGATAGGAGAATTCCCCAGAAAGGTATTCCTCCCAAAAAAGTCAACTGGGGAAACATGGTGATATTTTTGGGGCTGTTTATTGTGGCGGGTTATCTAAGTGAAACGGCGAGAAAAGAAGAATGGAAGAATAGGGGCGCCTATAACCTGTTTGAAAATTTTTACCGGTTTGGCAGCCTGGTTTTTGGTGGTGGAGACGTATTGATGCCGATGATGTATCAACAATATGTGATAAGACCCGGCGTGGATAGAATAGAGTCTCAAAATCCGAATGTGCTACGCATGACGAAAGAAGAATTCCTGACAGGGTCTGGCATAGTTAGAGCTATTCCCGGGCCCGTATTTTCAGTGGGTGCATACATGGGCGGAACGGCTTTAAAAGACAAATCGCCACAACCATCCATGCAAATCCTTGGGTGCGTAATTGGAACGGTAGCAATTTTCTTACCCAGTGCGCTTATGGTATTATTTTTCTTCCCGGTTTGGCATAATCTCAAACGTTATGCTGTGATTTTCAGATCATTGGAAGGAATTAACGCTGCAGTTGTTGGTATTATGATTGCCGCCACAATGGTATTAATGAAAAGTGTGTCTCTTGATATTGCGGATGGTTCCCTGCTTCCTTTTATCAATGTTGCCATTATGATCGGAACCTTTTGCCTGCTTAGCTATACCAAAATACGGGCACCTTTTATTGTATTTACCTGCCTGTTGATTGGCTGGCTCAACAATTACTTCCTGTAA
- the nadD gene encoding nicotinate (nicotinamide) nucleotide adenylyltransferase — protein sequence MKIGLYFGSFNPIHIGHLIIASHVMNNTDLKKIWFIVSPQNPLKQSHSLLNEYDRLHLVRIATEENLAFTSSDVEFRLPRPSYTIDTMAYLREKNRSDEFSVIMGSDSFQNIHKWKNADKLLSQNNLVVYTRPGFEVESAAPNITVLADAPLLQISSTMIRNYIRQGKSIKYLVPDVVEKEIIHSGYYRK from the coding sequence ATGAAAATCGGCTTGTACTTTGGGTCTTTTAATCCCATTCATATTGGTCACCTTATTATTGCCAGTCACGTAATGAATAATACCGATCTTAAGAAAATCTGGTTTATTGTTTCTCCACAAAACCCCCTAAAACAAAGTCATTCGCTGCTAAACGAATACGACAGGCTACACCTGGTAAGAATTGCGACCGAAGAAAACCTTGCATTTACCAGTTCAGATGTGGAATTCAGGCTACCACGCCCCTCTTACACAATCGATACGATGGCTTATCTTAGAGAAAAAAATCGGTCCGACGAATTTTCGGTAATTATGGGTTCAGATAGTTTTCAGAATATACATAAATGGAAAAATGCGGATAAACTGCTCTCACAAAATAACCTGGTTGTTTATACAAGGCCAGGGTTCGAGGTAGAATCAGCAGCACCAAACATCACGGTGCTGGCAGACGCGCCATTACTTCAGATTTCGTCTACTATGATCAGAAATTATATAAGGCAAGGAAAATCAATCAAATACCTGGTTCCGGATGTAGTAGAAAAAGAAATCATTCACTCCGGTTATTACAGGAAGTAA
- a CDS encoding FeoA family protein encodes MKRLSEIGIGKKAIIKSFEKDEIFIKLMEMGCIPGEIIGVEQVAPLGDPISVSVAGYNLSLRLNEADQIFVEEVD; translated from the coding sequence ATGAAACGATTATCTGAAATAGGGATTGGAAAAAAGGCTATTATTAAGTCTTTTGAAAAAGATGAAATATTTATAAAATTGATGGAAATGGGCTGTATTCCAGGCGAGATAATAGGGGTAGAACAAGTGGCACCATTAGGTGATCCCATATCAGTAAGTGTAGCAGGTTACAACCTGAGCTTAAGATTGAACGAGGCAGATCAAATTTTTGTAGAAGAAGTTGACTAA
- the ybeY gene encoding rRNA maturation RNase YbeY has protein sequence MGKVYFHSADRKLTVNSKTGIKRAANNIFEEEMMVLNRIDYIFCSDQFLLQINRDFLQHDYFTDIITFDLSDTPGITGEVYISVDRVKENAVVHRTSFLDEVLRVIFHGALHLCGYKDKKTPEQKLMRAREDYYINKFHVEREKLNL, from the coding sequence TTGGGTAAAGTCTATTTTCATTCAGCCGACAGGAAACTTACTGTCAACAGCAAGACAGGTATAAAGAGAGCCGCCAACAATATTTTTGAAGAAGAAATGATGGTTTTAAATCGTATTGATTATATATTCTGTTCAGACCAGTTTTTACTGCAGATCAACAGGGATTTCCTGCAACACGATTATTTCACTGATATCATCACTTTTGACCTTTCAGACACACCCGGTATAACAGGTGAAGTATATATAAGTGTGGATAGAGTAAAAGAAAATGCAGTAGTGCATAGAACCAGCTTTCTAGATGAAGTGCTCCGTGTTATTTTCCACGGAGCACTTCATTTATGCGGATACAAAGACAAAAAGACCCCAGAACAAAAATTAATGCGTGCCCGGGAAGATTACTATATTAATAAGTTCCACGTGGAACGCGAAAAATTGAACCTTTAA
- the mnmG gene encoding tRNA uridine-5-carboxymethylaminomethyl(34) synthesis enzyme MnmG codes for MVGAGHAGCEAAASAANLGSKVLLITMNMQTIAQMSCNPAMGGIAKGQIVREIDAMGGYSGIVTDKSMLQFRMLNKSKGPAMWSPRAQSDRMMFAGAWREMLEQTPNVDFYQDMVKSIVLKGGMACGVITGLGHTILSKAVVVTSGTFLNGIIHIGEKQFGGGRVAEKAATGITEQLIAYGFESDRLKTGTPPRVDGRSLDYSKMEEQRGDDEIIGFSYLNTEKLHPSKQRSCYITYTSQKVHDILKTGFDRSPMFAGRIDGVGPRYCPSIEDKINRFAERDRHQLFVEPEGFNTVEIYVNGFSTSLPEEVQYEALRNIEGFETAKIFRPGYAIEYDYFPPTQLTHSLETKLVQNLFFAGQVNGTTGYEEAACQGFMAGINAHQKINNLEPFILKRSEAYIGVLIDDLISKGTEEPYRMFTSRAEYRTLLRQDNADLRLTEKSYRLGLASQDRMERVNDKQASVRAIHDYLKNIYVDTAEANNYLAGINSALLTEKQKASKILLRPDVDINALIDGVPKLSFLKEKYSAESLEQSEIQIKYERYIEKEQDLVLRMSTMEEQIIPDSFNYDKVSALSNEALQKFKKIKPRTLGQAGRISGVNPSDVQILMVYMGR; via the coding sequence GTGGTTGGTGCAGGTCATGCTGGGTGTGAAGCCGCAGCCTCAGCTGCAAACCTCGGCAGTAAAGTCTTACTCATTACCATGAATATGCAAACCATTGCCCAGATGAGTTGCAACCCTGCGATGGGTGGAATAGCAAAAGGCCAAATCGTCAGAGAAATCGATGCGATGGGTGGTTACAGCGGTATTGTTACAGATAAAAGTATGTTGCAGTTTCGCATGCTCAATAAAAGCAAAGGCCCTGCAATGTGGAGCCCTAGAGCACAGAGCGACAGGATGATGTTTGCCGGAGCCTGGAGGGAAATGCTAGAACAAACACCCAATGTTGATTTTTACCAGGACATGGTGAAATCAATTGTTTTGAAAGGTGGAATGGCATGTGGTGTGATAACTGGATTAGGTCACACAATCTTATCCAAAGCAGTCGTAGTTACCAGCGGAACTTTTTTAAACGGTATTATCCATATAGGTGAAAAACAGTTTGGCGGGGGAAGGGTTGCTGAAAAAGCGGCAACAGGAATAACTGAACAATTAATTGCATATGGGTTCGAAAGCGATCGCCTGAAAACCGGAACCCCGCCGAGGGTAGATGGAAGATCGCTTGATTATTCTAAAATGGAAGAACAACGGGGCGATGATGAAATCATTGGTTTCTCGTACCTGAATACTGAAAAACTTCACCCATCAAAACAACGAAGCTGTTATATAACTTACACCAGCCAAAAAGTGCATGATATATTAAAGACGGGGTTTGACCGTAGCCCTATGTTCGCTGGTAGAATTGACGGCGTAGGCCCTCGCTACTGCCCAAGCATTGAAGACAAAATTAACCGCTTTGCGGAGCGGGACCGGCATCAGCTTTTTGTAGAGCCGGAAGGCTTCAATACGGTTGAAATCTATGTTAACGGATTTTCTACATCATTACCCGAAGAAGTTCAATACGAAGCACTTCGTAATATTGAAGGTTTTGAAACTGCAAAGATTTTCAGACCGGGTTATGCAATCGAATACGACTACTTTCCACCTACACAGCTCACTCATTCGCTTGAAACAAAGTTGGTTCAAAACTTATTTTTTGCTGGACAGGTAAACGGAACAACCGGATACGAAGAAGCCGCCTGCCAGGGATTTATGGCAGGTATAAACGCCCATCAAAAAATTAACAATCTTGAACCATTTATCCTGAAGCGCAGTGAAGCTTATATTGGCGTTTTGATAGACGACCTTATTAGTAAAGGAACAGAAGAGCCTTACCGTATGTTTACCAGCAGGGCAGAATACAGAACCTTGTTAAGACAAGATAACGCAGATCTAAGGCTTACCGAAAAAAGTTACCGTCTTGGCCTTGCATCGCAAGATCGCATGGAAAGAGTAAATGATAAGCAGGCATCTGTTAGGGCAATACACGATTACCTGAAAAATATATACGTTGATACCGCAGAAGCGAATAATTACCTGGCGGGTATTAATTCTGCACTGTTGACTGAGAAACAAAAGGCATCCAAAATTCTCTTACGCCCAGATGTAGACATTAACGCACTAATCGATGGAGTACCCAAATTAAGTTTCTTAAAAGAAAAGTATTCCGCAGAATCTCTTGAACAGTCTGAAATACAAATAAAGTATGAACGCTATATTGAAAAAGAACAAGATCTTGTGCTTCGTATGTCAACAATGGAAGAACAAATAATTCCAGATTCTTTCAACTATGATAAAGTTTCTGCGCTTAGTAACGAAGCGTTGCAAAAGTTTAAAAAGATAAAGCCGAGAACGTTAGGACAAGCCGGCAGAATAAGTGGTGTAAACCCAAGCGATGTGCAGATATTAATGGTCTACATGGGCAGGTAA